In the genome of Spea bombifrons isolate aSpeBom1 chromosome 11, aSpeBom1.2.pri, whole genome shotgun sequence, one region contains:
- the LOC128468894 gene encoding histone H3, with protein MARTKQTARKSTGGKAPRKQLATKAARKSAPATGGVKKPHRYRPGTVALREIRRYQKSTELLIRKLPFQRLVREIAQDFKTDLRFQSSAVMALQEASEAYLVGLFEDTNLCAIHAKRVTIMPKDIQLARRIRGERA; from the coding sequence ATGGCTCGCACCAAGCAGACAGCCCGTAAGTCCACCGGAGGAAAAGCTCCTCGGAAGCAGCTGGCGACCAAAGCTGCGAGGAAAAGCGCTCCAGCTACCGGCGGCGTGAAGAAGCCACATCGCTACCGCCCGGGCACCGTAGCTCTTAGGGAAATCCGCCGTTACCAGAAGTCTACGGAGTTGCTTATCCGAAAGCTGCCTTTCCAGCGGCTGGTCCGTGAGATTGCTCAAGATTTCAAGACCGATCTACGTTTCCAGAGTTCTGCTGTTATGGCTCTCCAGGAAGCCAGCGAGGCTTACCTCGTGGGGCTTTTTGAAGACACCAACTTGTGCGCTATTCACGCTAAGCGGGTTACTATCATGCCAAAAGACATTCAGCTGGCTCGTAGGATCAGAGGAGAACGTGCTTAA
- the LOC128468977 gene encoding histone H2B 1.1-like, whose protein sequence is MPDPAKSAPAPKKGSKKAVMKTQKKDGKKRKKSRKESYAIYVYKVLKQVHPDTGISSKAMGIMNSFVNDIFERIAGEASRLAHYNKRSTITSREIQTAVRLLLPGELAKHAVSEGTKAVTKYTSAK, encoded by the coding sequence ATGCCTGATCCAGCGAAATCTGCGCCTGCTCCGAAGAAAGGCTCTAAGAAAGCTGTTATGAAGACTCAGAAAAAAGATGGGAAGAAACGCAAGAAGAGCAGAAAGGAAAGCTACGCGATCTATGTCTACAAGGTACTGAAGCAGGTGCATCCAGACACTGGCATTTCCTCCAAGGCCATGGGCATCATGAACTCGTTTGTCAATGATATCTTTGAGCGCATTGCCGGGGAAGCTTCACGCCTAGCCCATTACAACAAGCGCTCCACCATCACTTCTCGGGAGATTCAGACTGCTGTACGCCTCCTCCTTCCTGGAGAGCTGGCCAAGCACGCTGTGTCAGAGGGCACCAAGGCTGTTACCAAGTACACCAGCGCCAAGTAA
- the LOC128468916 gene encoding histone H2A type 2-B-like, giving the protein MSGRGKQGGKVRAKAKTRSSRAGLQFPVGRVHRLLRKGNYAERVGAGAPVYLAAVLEYLTAEILELAGNAARDNKKTRIIPRHLQLAVRNDEELNKLLGGVTIAQGGVLPNIQAVLLPKKTESHKPAKSK; this is encoded by the coding sequence ATGTCTGGCAGAGGTAAACAAGGTGGAAAAGTTCGTGCTAAGGCGAAGACACGTTCTTCCCGAGCTGGTCTGCAGTTCCCTGTCGGCCGTGTGCATAGGCTTCTTCGCAAGGGTAATTATGCCGAGAGAGTAGGAGCCGGCGCACCCGTGTATCTGGCAGCGGTGTTGGAGTATCTGACTGCTGAGATATTGGAGTTGGCTGGTAACGCTGCACGCGACAACAAAAAGACCCGTATCATTCCTCGCCACCTGCAACTTGCCGTTCGTAACGACGAGGAGCTCAATAAGCTGCTCGGAGGGGtcaccattgctcagggaggtgtTCTACCCAACATCCAGGCGGTGCTCTTGCCCAAGAAGACCGAGAGCCACAAGCCTGCCAAGAGCAAGTGA